TCATCTCTGAAGTAGAATATTTATATCTACATGGTACTGCAATCTCGCCAGTTCTTATGCCTATCCGCTCTTTATGTACAAGTCCTCCTTGGGATTTACTTGTGCTTATACTGTATTGAAATTTTACATCCGCTCTTTCAGCAGCATTTTCTAATATATCTTTTATATCTTTATGCATTATCAAAGAACTATCCATAATCTTTAATACGGGACCATCACCTATATCTATTTTTGTTTCCTCTTTATTTTTTGTGTTTTCAACGCCTACTATTATACAATAGTCAGGATTTATAGTATTTGCAGCTATTCTTGCACCTATTCCTCCAATTTCTCCTTGAGAAGCAAATACAAAGTTAAATTCGATATCATTTATTTCAATACTTTCTAAAAGCTTCAAAAGTATATAACATCCTACCTTATTATGAAGTAGAGGACTTATTATATTATTATTTCCCACTTTTAAATAAGGTCCCACAAGTGATGCCATGTCTCCTTCTTTTATCTTTTTTAATGTATCTTCCCTGTTACTTGTGCCTATATCCACAAAAACACCTTTTGAAGATGTACACACTTTACCCAGTGTACCATTATGAAATCTTATAAAGCTATGTGATATATCCTGAGTATTAAACTCTCCTATACTATTTACTTTTATCATTCCATCTTCTTCTATATCATTAACTATAAATCCCACTGAATCCATATTGGAACATATCATAACTTTATTTTTACCAGTTCCCACTTTCACTAATATATTACCTATATTATCTTCATGTATATCATGATCAGATTCCTTTAAACTCTCTTTTATCACTTGTCTAATTTCATCTTCTTTTCCACTAATCCCAAAAGAATTAATTAATTTTAACAAAAGCTTATCCATAATTTTCACCCCTTATACCATTCTAAATATTTATACTATAGTCCTCTAAATAGCTTTTTAATAAAATTAAAGTATTATCATAATCAGCTAAGCTGCATATAGAAATATTAAAATTCATGTATCTGCATGGCAATAATATCGATGCAGTTTTGCAATTATTAACAGTAAGATACGCTGCTTTAAGTTCTCCTTCTCCGTGAGTATCTCCAATTTTTTGATATGGTATTCCTATGTCATCTGCCTTATTCCGGATAGATTCTACAATGCCTCTATCGAATATACACTGTCCACCTTTAAAAGGTATAACAGGACCTTCTCTTAATTTACTTGTCCTGAAATAACTGGGAATTTCCATATAATCTATACTATTTATGGTGTCTAAAATTATGACCATATCTGGATTAATATTGTAAGCAGCTGCATGAATTCCTCTTTGGTCTATATTTCCCTGAACATTAAATACACCATATAAGTTGCAATTTAAATCTTCTTTCAATAACTCCATAAGTATAGAACATCCTACTCTATTATCTAAAGCTTTCCCTTTTAAAAGGTTATCTCCAAAATGAGAAAATTCATTATTAAATACTACAAAATCTCCTAATGATATAATCCTCCTACATTCCTCTTCAGAAGAAGCGCCTATATCTATACACATATTTTCGTAGGATATATTTTCATCTTTTTCTTTCTTGCTCTGAATATGTATTGGCTTCATTCCAATAACCCCTGGTATTTTTTTATCTCCAATTAAAACAGCCTTAGCAGGAAGTGAATTTTTATCTATATCCCCCAATGTGGAAAATTTTAATGTTCCATCTTTATTATAGGCTGTTATTATGAGACCTAATTCATCTACGTGAGAAATCACCATTATTTTAGGTAAAGAATCATTTTGTCTATCCTTATGAACTATAATATTTCCCATTCTATCTATAAGTATATTATCAGTAAAAGTACTTAATTCATCTCTTATTACATTCCTAATGTGTTCCTCATATCCCGAAGGCCCTATAGAATTACAGAGTTTTTCTAAAAACAAAATAATCCCTCCAATTCACTCTCTTTTAAATCCTGAATAAATCTTGCTAACAGTCTTCCTGTATTTCTTATATCTTCGATGTTAACTACTTCCACTGATGTATGCATATACTTTATAGGAATAGATATAAGAATTGTAGCTATTCCTCCCACGGAAGTTTGAATATCCCAAGCATCCGTTCCTGTATTTCCTGGTTCTACTTCAACCTGATAAGGGATATTATACTTATCTGCTGTTTCTATTAATCTATTTCTGATTTTAGCATGTATATTAGGTCCTATGCATATAACTGGTCCTTTGCCCAGCTTATTTTCTCTATTATTATCTCCTAATATTCCACCATCAAAGGTTACATCAAGTGCTATACCTATATCAGGCCTAATATCATAACTTACCATTTTTGCTCCTCTATGACCCACTTCTTCCTGGCATGAGCACACGAAATATATATCCAAATCAGAATTTACATTTTTAAGTTCTTCTGCACAAACGTACATAGCAAAAATACTGGCTCTATTATCTATAGATTTACAGCTTACATTATTATTCAAAAGATATATCATCTTTCTATCTAATGTGATATAATCCCCTAATTTAACTATACCGTTTAACTTCTCTTTATTAAATCCAGTTTCTATATATAAATTTTTCATAGAAACTTTACTTTTCTCTTTATCATCATAATTATATTTTAATGCTACAATTCCAGATATATTTTCTTTTCCATGAATGATGACTTCCTGAGACACAAGACTTTTAGCATCTATTCCAAAGCCTTCAAATTTTATAAATCCATCTTCTGAAATTTCTTTTACCATTAAAAAAACTTCATCCACATGGGACATTATCATTAATTTATTAGAAGTTATACCTTTCTTGTGTATATACATGTTATTTAATTTAGTTATAGTTGTGTTTCCAAATTCATTAAAATTGTCCTTTATAATAGAATACAACCAATCTTCCCTTCCACTTGGTGCATGGGCTTCACATATTATTCTAAAAAAGTCTAAATCTTTCATATTTGCCTCCAATCAAATATATTAGTAATGTAATTGTACTTCAGCTAATCGTTATGGATCACTTTAATTATAACATAATTATAATGAAAATTTTTCAATTATCGGAATATAATAATTTATTGTGAATCTAATTAAATATATGATTTTTTGTAAAAATAATAAGGAAGCATATTATTAATATGCTTCCTTATTGGTGGCTCACCGGGGAATCGAACCCCGGACAACATGATTAAAAGTCATGTGCTCTACCAACTGAGCTAGTGAACCAAAACATATCCGGCAGCGACCTGCTCTCCCACAGGGCCTCCCCTGCAGTACCATGGGCACTGTGGAACTTAACCTTCCTGTTCGAAATGGTAAGGGGTGTTGCCTCCACGTTATTGCCACCAGATTTGTATTCTCTTGTTCAGAAGACTTTATCCCCTGAAAATTGCACAGTAAATATTATTTGGTCAAGCCCTCGACCTATTAGTATCAGTCAGCTTAACATGTTGCCATGCTTACACCCCTGACCTATCTCCTCCTCTTCTCGGAGGGGTCTTACTGGCTTTCGCCATGGGAAATCTTGTCTTGGGGTGGGCTTCACACTTAGATGCTTTCAGCGTTTATCCCTTCCCGACTTAGCTACCCAGCTGTGCTCCTGGCGGAACAACTGGTTCACCAGCGGTCAGTCCATCCCGGTCCTCTCGTACTAGGGACAGCTCCCCTCAAATTTCCTACGCCCGCGACGGATAGGGACCGAACTGTCTCACGACGTTCTGAACCCAGCTCGCGTGCCGCTTTAATGGGCGAACAGCCCAACCCTTGGGACCTACTCCAGCCCCAGGATGCGACGAGCCGACATCGAGGTGCCAAACCTCCCCGTCGATGTGAACTCTTGGGGGAGATCAGCCTGTTATCCCCGAGGTAGCTTTTATCCGTTGAGCGATGGCCCTCCCACGAGGTACCACCGGATCACTAAGCCCGACTTTCGTCCCTGCTCCACCTGTGTGTGTCGCAGTCAAGCTCCCTTTTGCCTTTGCACTCTCCGAAGAATTTCCAACCCTTCTGAGGGAACCTTTGTACGCCTCCGTTACTCTTTTGGAGGCGACCGCCCCAGTCAAACTGCCCGCCTATCATTGTCCCGTGTCCAGTTTCATGCACTCCGGTTAGAATTCCAGTACTGCCAGGGTGGTATCCCAACGTTGACTCCAGAAATGCTGGCGCACTTCCTTCTCTGCCTCCCACCTATCCTGTACAGGCAATACCAAAATTCAGTGATAAACTGCAGTAAAGCTCTACGGGGTCTTTCCGTCCAATCGCGGGTAGCAAGCATCTTCACTTGCACTTCAATTTCGCCGGATTTGTTGTTGAGACAGTGCCCAAATCATTACGCCATTCGTGCGGGTCGGAACTTACCCGACAAGGAATTTCGCTACCTTAGGACCGTTATAGTTACGGCCGCCGTTTACTGGGGCTTAAGTTCTTGCCTTCGCTTACGCTAAGCAGTCCCCTTAACCTTCCAGCACCGGGCAGGCGTCAGCCCCTATACTTCAGCTTTCGCTTTAGCAGAGACCTGTGTTTTTGATAAACAGTTGCTTGGGCCTTTTCTCTGCGGCCTCTTTCGAGGCACTCCTTTTCCCTAAGTTACGGAGTCAATTTGCCGAGTTCCTTAACAACAATTCTTCCGATGGTCTTAGGATTCTCTCCTCACCTACCTGTGTCGGTTTGCGGTACGGGCACACTCCTGCTCCATAGAGACTTTTCTTGGCAGTGTGAAATCAGATACTCGTCCTTGCGGACTCCCCTTCAAAGCCCAGGATTATCGGACATACGGTTTTTCCTTTATGTCCTCCCTCACTCCTTGGACACACATCCATTCGTGTGCACATCCTATCCTTCTGCGTCATCCCTTCTGTTCTTTTTCGCAAAAATGTGGTACCGGAATCTCAACCGGTTGTCCATCGCCTACGCCTTTCGGCCTCGGCTTAGGTCCCGACTTACCCTGGGCGGACGAACCTTCCCCAGGAAACCTTAGGTTTTCGACCAATAAGATTCTCACTTATTTCTCGCTACTTATGCCAGCATTCTCTCTCCTGCACTGTCCACCATTCCTTCCGGTATGGCTTCTGCCTGTGCAGCATGCTCCTCTACCGCCCTTTCAGGCCCATAGCTTCGGTGGTAAGTTTTAGCCCCGGACATCTTCGGCGCATGACCTCTTGACTAGTGAGCTATTACGCACTCTTTAAATGTATGGCTGCTTCTAAGCCAACATCCTAGTTGTCTTCGAAATCACACATCCTTTTCCACTTAACTTACACTTCGGGACCTTAGCTGTTGATCTGGGCTTTTTCCCTTTTGACTACGGATCTTATCATTCGCAGTCTGACTGCCGGGATTCAAGTATATGGCATTCGGAGTTTGATAAGGTTCGGTAACTGTTGTCAGCCCCTACCCCAGTCAGTGCTCTACCTCCATTACTCACTCCCGACGCTAGCCCTAAAGCTATTTCGAGGAGAACCAGCTATCTCCGAGTTCGATTGGAATTTCTCCGCTATCCACAGCTCATCCCATGGTTTTTCAACACCAACGTGGTTCGGTCCTCCACGAAATTTTACTTCCGCTTCAACCTGGCCATGGATAGGTCACCCGGTTTCGGGTCTACGGCATACAACTCCCCGCCCTTTTCAGACTCGGTTTCCCTTCGGCTCCGTACCTTAAGTACTTAACCTTGCTGCATACCGTAACTCGCTGGCTCGTTCTACAAAAAGCACGCCGTCGTACTTTAACGTACTTCGACTGTTTGTGGACACACGGTTTCAGGTTCTATTTCACTCCCCTCCCGGGGTTCTTTTCACCTTTCCCTCACGGTACTCCTCCTCTATCGGTCACCAGGTAGTATTTAGCCTTGGGAGGTGGTCCTCCCTGCTTCCCACAAGGTTTCTCGTGTCTCGTGGTACTCCGGTACAGGTTTTTTTGTTTCTGCTTTTCACTTACAGGGCTTTTACCTTCTGCGGCCCAACTTTCCAGTTGAATTCAATTAAGCTTCCACATTTTTTATTACCTGACCTCTACCCCGGAAACAAGTTTCCGGTTTGGGCTCTTTCCCTTTCGCTCGCCGCTACTTAGAAAATCGATTTTTCTTTCTCTTCCTCCGGGTACTTAGATGTTTCAGTTCCCCGGGTTTTCCCCTCCATGCCTATATATTCAGCATGCAGTACCTATTGTTTTATAGGTGGGTTTCCCCATTCGGACATCTCTGGTTCTCTGGCTATTTGCGCCTACCCAGAGCTTTTCGCAGCTTATCACGTCCTTCTTCGGCTCCTGGTGCCAAGGCATCCTCCATGCGCCCTTTGTAGCTTGACCTGATAATTTAGTCCAAATCTTCGATTTGGTTACTAAATTGCACTCCTCAGCCTCAGCTGAGTGAGTTTCATTAAAAAATTGCTATTAACTTCGTACAACTGCGTCAAATGCCTCACTGTGGTGCTCATTTACATAAGTAAATTCTACTCCTCCTTCGACCTTTTCCTTGCTGTACTCGTTATTATCAATTTTTATCCTTAGTTATTTATTATAACTGTTTGTTATAACCTATCTATAAGTATAACTTTAATTATACTTACTACTACAAAGGTTATTTCTAACCTTAGCTTTACTTCTTTTATTTACTGTGCAATTTTCAAAGGACAAAATTCTTTCAATTCACAGTGCACAATTTACTATTACTGTTTACACCGTACAATTGGAATGGGAATCTAACTGTCAATTGTCAATTCTTTATTGTCAACTGACTATGATCCCTCAAAATTAAACAGAATAAGCAGGAAGTTGCTAATAACTTCACAATCCATCGTCAAAACTTTCCCTGCGGTGCTCATTTACACAAGTAAACTCTGCTCCTCACTCAAGCTTTTCCTTGACTTGTTCGTTATTATCAATTTCTGGTCTATACTCACATTTTAAGTATAAACTCGGTAAATCTTATTTATCTCAAATTCCAGCTTTTAAGGCAGGTTTTTTCCCAGCCTTTCGACTCCTTAGAAAGGAGGTGATCCAGCCGCAGGTTCTCCTACGGCTACCTTGTTACGACTTCACCCCAATCACTAACCCCACCTTCGGCCGCGTCCTCCTTTTGGTTAGACTACGGACTTCGGGTGTTGCCAGCTCTCATGGTGTGACGGGCGGTGTGTACAAGACCCGGGAACGTATTCACCGCGACATGCTGATTCGCGATTACTAGCAACTCCAACTTCATGCAGGCGGGTTTCAGCCTGCAATCCGAACTGGGGGCAGTTTTTGAGATTTGCTCCTCCTCGCGGTATTGCTTCTCTCTGTTCTGCCCATTGTAGCACGTGTGTTGCCCTGGACATAAGGGGCATGATGATTTGACGTCATCCCCACCTTCCTCCACGTTAACCGCGGCAGTCTCGTTAGGGTGCCCACCTTTACGTGATGGCAACTAACGACAGGGGTTGCGCTCGTTGCAGGACTTAACCTAACATCTCACGACACGAGCTGACGACAACCATGCACCACCTGTCTCCCTGCCCCGAAGGGCTTCCTCCATTACGAGTTATTCAGGGGATGTCAAGTCCAGGTAAGGTTCTTCGCGTTGCTTCGAATTAAACCACATGCTCCGCTGCTTGTGCGGGTCCCCGTCAATTCCTTTGAGTTTTAATCTTGCGATCGTACTTCCCAGGCGGAGTACTTATTGTGTTTACTGCGGCACAGGGGGGGTCGATACCCCCTACACCTAGTACTCATCGTTTACGGCGTGGACTACCAGGGTATCTAATCCTGTTTGCTACCCACGCTTTCGTGCCTCAGCGTCAGTTACAGTCCAGAGAATCGCCTTCGCCACTGGTGTTCTTCCTAATCTCTACGCATTTCACCGCTACACTAGGAATTCCATTCTCCTCTCCTGCACTCTAGATATCCAGTTTGAAATGCACTGCCCGGGTTAAGCCCGGGTCTTTCACATCTCACTTAAATATCCGCCTGCACACCCTTTACGCCCAGTAATTCCGGACAACGCTCGCCACCTACGTATTACCGCGGCTGCTGGCACGTAGTTAGCCGTGGCTTCCTCTTCCGGTACCGTCATTATCGTCCCGGATGACAGAGCTTTACGATCCGAAAACCTTCTTCACTCACGCGGCGTTGCTGCATCAGGGTTTCCCCCATTGTGCAATATTCCCCACTGCTGCCTCCCGTAGGAGTCTGGACCGTATCTCAGTTCCAATGTGGCCGTTCACCCTCTCAGGTCGGCTACGCATCGTCGCCTTGGGGGGCTTTTATCCCTCCAACTAGCTAATGCGACGCGGGCCCATCTCAAAGCGGATTTCTCCTTTAAGGTATTTACCATGCGATATTTACCTTTTATGCGGTATTAATCTCCCTTTCGGGAGGCTATCCCCCTCTTTGAGCCAGGTTACCCACGTGTTACTCACCCGTCCGCCGCTAATCCATCCCCGAAGGGACTTCTTCGCTCGACTTGCATGTGTTAGGCACGCCGCCAGCGTTCGTCCTGAGCCAGGATCAAACTCTTAATTTAAAAGTTTCATTGACTCTGTTAAAAAATTAATACTAACTTCATATTTCTGCGTCAAGCCTTTCGCTGCGGTACTCATTTACCCAAAGTAAACTCTGTTCCTCACTCAAGTCTTTCCTTGAACTATTCGTTATTATTAATTTTTTGAAAATCACTATTAGCTTCGCCCAGCGACCTCATATGCCTCATTCCGGTGCTCAATTACATAAGTAAGTTCCGCTCCTCATTCAGCCTTTTCCTCGCTGTACTCGCTACTAGCAATTTTAGTATATCTCTTCCAGTAAAGTACCGGATAAACATACTTTATTACGAAATTACTCTCTCTACTGCTCTCGCAGCTCAAAAGAATTGCTGGTTTATTCTTAATAAATAAGTTTACCTATCTTCTTCATTCTGTTTAATTTTCAAGGATCATATCTAACCTTTACTGCCGCCTGTTTTCCCAGACAGCTTTTATAGTATATCATCTCATTTTCCCCTTGTCAACACTTTTTTAACATTTTTTTATATTAATTAAATCCGTTGAAGTTACTTACTTTCAGGTACTATCGACATGACGAAGGTTATTATATCACAGCCTTACATATTAAAATTTATTTCTGTGGTAAAATTATAAGGTTACCTTATTATATCTTGTATATTCTATTCATTTCTACATCTTTTACATAAAGATACACAAGGATATGTTTATTAAAGTCCTACTACTTCAAGTCTCCATATAATACTTAAAAATTCATTAGCTTATACAGATATATTACAAAAAACACTAAAAGATATAGAAATTTACCTTAAAATAAATTTATATATCTTTGCATATATACTCTGAATACAATAACTGATTTAATTAAGTAATTATTTTAACTTGTGAATGAACAGACCACTTCTAAGCTTTGGCTCAAACCAAGTAGATTTAGGAGGCATTACTTCTCCAGCATCTGCAATATTCATTAAATCTTCCAATGTAGTAGGATACATTGAAAATGCAACACCTGTATTCTTCTCATCTATTCTATGCTCTAATTCCTTAAGCCCTCTTATCCCACCTACAAAATCGATTCTATTATCTGTACGAGGATCCTTTATCCCCAAAATTGGATTTAACAAATTATTTTGAAGAATAGATACATCTAATCTTTCAACAGGATCAAGGGGATCATAAGTTCCTTCTTTAGCAGTGAGTCTATACCACCTGCCATTTAAATACATTCCATAATTATGTTTAGAAGAAGGCTTATATGGCCCTTGGCTCTGACATATATCTATATTAAACTTCTCTAAAATTTTATTCATATACTCTTCATTAGAAAGACCATTCAAATCCTTGACAATTCTATTGTAATCTATAATATTTAAATGTGAGTGTGGAAAAATTACCGATAGAAAAAAATTAAATTCCTCACTTCCTGAATAGTTGGGATTTTCTTCTCTTCTTTTAAGTCCTACTTTTACTGCTGAAGCTGCCCTATGATGACCATCTGCTATATATAAACTATCTACATTTTTAAATAAATCACAAATATTATTTATTGTTTCCTCATCATCCACAACCCATACAGTATTCTTAACTCCATCCTCTGCTGTAAAATCATAAACAGGATCTTTTTGTATCCAGGTATTTATCAGATTATCAATTTTATCGTTATATTTATAAGTTAAAAATATAGGTCCCGTATTTGCATCACAAAAATCTACGTGATTTATTCTATCTTGTTCCTTATCTTTTCTCGTATGCTCATGTTTTTTAATCTTATTATTAATATAATCATCTATAGATGTACATGCTACTATACCAATCTGACTTTTTCCATTCATAATTAACCTATAAATATATAGATTTTCCTTTT
This genomic interval from Clostridium kluyveri contains the following:
- a CDS encoding hydrolase — protein: MDKLLLKLINSFGISGKEDEIRQVIKESLKESDHDIHEDNIGNILVKVGTGKNKVMICSNMDSVGFIVNDIEEDGMIKVNSIGEFNTQDISHSFIRFHNGTLGKVCTSSKGVFVDIGTSNREDTLKKIKEGDMASLVGPYLKVGNNNIISPLLHNKVGCYILLKLLESIEINDIEFNFVFASQGEIGGIGARIAANTINPDYCIIVGVENTKNKEETKIDIGDGPVLKIMDSSLIMHKDIKDILENAAERADVKFQYSISTSKSQGGLVHKERIGIRTGEIAVPCRYKYSTSEMISIYDIENTIKVLNELENFKELI
- a CDS encoding M42 family metallopeptidase, with the translated sequence MFLEKLCNSIGPSGYEEHIRNVIRDELSTFTDNILIDRMGNIIVHKDRQNDSLPKIMVISHVDELGLIITAYNKDGTLKFSTLGDIDKNSLPAKAVLIGDKKIPGVIGMKPIHIQSKKEKDENISYENMCIDIGASSEEECRRIISLGDFVVFNNEFSHFGDNLLKGKALDNRVGCSILMELLKEDLNCNLYGVFNVQGNIDQRGIHAAAYNINPDMVIILDTINSIDYMEIPSYFRTSKLREGPVIPFKGGQCIFDRGIVESIRNKADDIGIPYQKIGDTHGEGELKAAYLTVNNCKTASILLPCRYMNFNISICSLADYDNTLILLKSYLEDYSINI
- a CDS encoding M20/M25/M40 family metallo-hydrolase, which translates into the protein MKDLDFFRIICEAHAPSGREDWLYSIIKDNFNEFGNTTITKLNNMYIHKKGITSNKLMIMSHVDEVFLMVKEISEDGFIKFEGFGIDAKSLVSQEVIIHGKENISGIVALKYNYDDKEKSKVSMKNLYIETGFNKEKLNGIVKLGDYITLDRKMIYLLNNNVSCKSIDNRASIFAMYVCAEELKNVNSDLDIYFVCSCQEEVGHRGAKMVSYDIRPDIGIALDVTFDGGILGDNNRENKLGKGPVICIGPNIHAKIRNRLIETADKYNIPYQVEVEPGNTGTDAWDIQTSVGGIATILISIPIKYMHTSVEVVNIEDIRNTGRLLARFIQDLKESELEGLFCF
- a CDS encoding DUF1015 domain-containing protein; amino-acid sequence: MITLKSFKALRPRADIVQKVAELPYDVMNSKEAKEIAKGNKYSFLHVDKSEIDLDENINLYDREVYIKANENLQSMIDSKVLIQDEKENLYIYRLIMNGKSQIGIVACTSIDDYINNKIKKHEHTRKDKEQDRINHVDFCDANTGPIFLTYKYNDKIDNLINTWIQKDPVYDFTAEDGVKNTVWVVDDEETINNICDLFKNVDSLYIADGHHRAASAVKVGLKRREENPNYSGSEEFNFFLSVIFPHSHLNIIDYNRIVKDLNGLSNEEYMNKILEKFNIDICQSQGPYKPSSKHNYGMYLNGRWYRLTAKEGTYDPLDPVERLDVSILQNNLLNPILGIKDPRTDNRIDFVGGIRGLKELEHRIDEKNTGVAFSMYPTTLEDLMNIADAGEVMPPKSTWFEPKLRSGLFIHKLK